Proteins from a genomic interval of Numenius arquata chromosome 18, bNumArq3.hap1.1, whole genome shotgun sequence:
- the NUP88 gene encoding nuclear pore complex protein Nup88, which produces MAAEWGPAEQWRAALPQHAVLSRLRERVPAAVPATASTPGRPPLIRNLLFGLDGDLFLWDSEHSALHTIGLRRLGGPDPAGLSRYQTLICINPPLFEVYQTLLSPTQHHVALIGTKGLMVLELPKRWGKNSEFEGGKSTVNCSTIPIAERFFTSSTSLTLKHAAWYPCETLEPHIVLLTSDNTIRFYSLKVPQTPIKVIALSDTEEETLTIKKGRAYTASLGETAVAFDFGPLVPVPKNILGQRGSEEALAYPLYILYENGETFLTYISLLQSTGNLGKLLGPLPMHPAAEDNYGYDACAVLCLPCVPNILVIATESGMLYHCVVLDGEEDDEQSEKSWDPRSDLIPSLYVFECVELELALKLASGDEEEPLESDFSCPIKLHRDPKCPSRYHCTHEAGVHSVGLTWINKLHKFLGSDEEDKDSLQELGAEQKCFVEHILCTKPLPCRQPAPIRGFWIVSDILGPTMICITNTYECITRPLLSTVHPASPPLLCTREDKDVAVSPLRILAESQHSFEKHIQSILQRSSANPLLLKSADKDTAPPPEECLQLLSRATQVFREEYILKQDLAKEEIQQRVKLLWGQKKKQLEDLNYCREERKSLREMAERLADKYEEAKEKQEDIMNRMKKVLRSFHSQLPVLSDSEKDMRKELQTIHDQLQHLSNAIRQVKMKKEYQQKKMEKGISPRKPSITLSAYQSKCIQTVLKEEGEHIREMVKQINDIRSHVNF; this is translated from the exons ATGGCGGCCGAGTGGGGCCCGGCGGAGCAGTGGCGCGCGGCCCTTCCGCAGCACGCGGTGCTCAGCCGCCTCCGCGAGCGCGTCCCCGCCGCCGTACCCGCCACcgccagcacccccggccggccCCCCCTCATCCGCAACCTCCTCTTCGGCCTCGACGGCGACCTCTTCCTCTGGGACAGCGAGCACAGCGCCCTCCACACCATCGGCCTCCGCCGCCTCGGCGGGCCCGACCCTGCCGGGCTCAGCCGCTACCAG acCCTTATCTGCATAAACCCGCCCCTGTTTGAGGTTTATCAGACACTGCTAAGCCCCACGCAGCATCATGTGGCGCTCATCGGTACGAAGGGGCTCATGGTGCTGGAGCTGCCTAAACGCTGGGGGAAGAATTCAGAGTTTGAAGGTGGGAAATCCACGGTGAACTGTAG CACTATTCCTATTGCGGAAAGGTTCTTCACGAGTTCAACATCTCTGACTTTAAAGCACGCTGCCTGGTATCCCTGTGAGACGTTAGAGCCCCATATTGTGCTCTTGACTTCAGATAATACTATAAG GTTTTACAGCCTGAAGGTACCTCAGACACCCATCAAAGTGATTGCTCTTTCAGACACTGAGGAAGAGACTCTTACAATCAAAAAAGG GAGAGCCTATACAGCGTCGCTGGGAGAGACTGCGGTGGCGTTTGACTTTGGACCCCTAGTGCCGGTCCCAAAGAACATTCTTGGGCAGCGAGGGAGCGAAGAAGCGTTGGCCTATCCGCTGTACATTTTGTATGAAAATGGAGAGACATTCCTCACGTATATCAGCCTGCTACAGAG CACTGGGAATCTTGGGAAGCTGCTTGGCCCCCTGCCCATGCACCCTGCTGCGGAAGATAACTACGGCTACGATGCCTGTGCTGTCCTGTGCCTGCCTTGTGTTCCAAACATCCTGGTGATTGCCACCGAGTCGGGAATGCTGTATCACTGCGTGGTGCTGGATGGAGAAGAGGATGATGAGCAG TCAGAAAAGTCATGGGACCCAAGATCTGATCTCATTCCTTCCCTGTACGTGTTTGAATGTGTTGAGCTGGAACTTGCACTGAAACTGGCATCAGGAGATGAAGAAGAGCCTTTGGAGTCCGATTTCTCTTGCCCAATCAAACTGCATCGAG ATCCGAAATGTCCCTCTCGATACCACTGCACACACGAAgctggtgtccacagtgtggggTTGACGTGGATCAATAAACTCCACAAATTCCTTGGTTCAG ATGAAGAAGACAAAGACAGTTTACAAGAGTTGGGAGCAGAACAGAAGTGCTTTGTTGAACATATTCTTTGTACAAAACCCTTGCCGTGCAG GCAACCTGCTCCGATTAGAGGATTTTGGATCGTTTCTGACATCCTGGGGCCCACAATGATCTGCATCACAAACACCTATGAGTGTATTACAAGGCCTCTCTT GAGCACAGTCCATCCTGCATCCCCTCCCCTGCTGTGCACCAGAGAAGACAAAGATGTTGCCGTTTCCCCTCTCCGTATCCTGGCTGAGTCACAGCATTCCTTTGAGAAGCATATCCAAAGCATCCTGCAGCGCAGTTCTGCCAATCCCTTGCTTCTGAA GTCTGCGGATAAAGATACTGCTCCTCCCCCTGAAGAATGCCTTCAGCTTCTTAGCAGAGCCACACAAGTGTTCAGAGAGGAATACATACTGAAGCAAGATCTGGCAAAAGAGGAAATTCAGCAAAG agtgaagctgctgtggggacagaaaaagaaacaactggAAGATCTTAATTACTGTCGAGAGGAAAG GAAAAGTTTGCGGGAGATGGCTGAGCGCTTGGCTGACAAGTATGAGGAAGCCAAAGAGAAGCAAGAAGATATTATGAACAG GATGAAGAAAGTACTTCGGAGTTTCCACTCTCAACTTCCTGTTCTATCAGACAGTGAGAAAGATATGAGGAAAGAACTGCAGACAATACATGACCAGCTGCAGCACCTGAGCAATGCCATCAGGCAG gttaaaatgaaaaaggaatacCAGCAGAAAAAGATGGAGAAGGGCATCAGCCCCCGCAAACCCAGCATCACCCTCAGTGCCTACCAGAGCAAGTGCATCCAGACCGTCCTGAAAGAGGA ggGAGAACACATAAGGGAAATGGTCAAACAGATCAATGACATCAGAAGCCACGTGAACTTCTAA
- the RPAIN gene encoding RPA-interacting protein: protein MEAPVRRHRARYKGPAAPPWKETYRQRCMERLRSSRAKLLDRYRQAGERVYGPAAGALLVQEVMELEWQGLQESPPAPGGTEALAQMLEDPDELAVLEEIQQELILQEQSVIEEYERSLQFDEECLNAMLDGLDASDEVICPVCRKNNLTVRSNLVFCQCGLYIRTQGMTEEKLRSLLENTVTEHSHRCFHNPEFTVTSGMEEEASLLMSCPVCDSWTILL from the exons ATGGAGGCGCCGGTGCGGCGGCACCGCGCTCGGTACAagggcccggccgcgccgccaTGGAAGGAGACCTACCGCCAg CGCTGcatggagaggctgaggagcagccGGGCCAAACTGCTGGACCGGTACCGCCAGGCCGGGGAGAGGGTCTACGGCCCGGCGGCGGGTGCGCTGCTGGTGCAGGAGGTGATGGAGCTGGAgtggcaggggctgcaggagagcccgccggcccccgggggCACGGAAGCCCTGGCCCAG ATGCTAGAGGACCCCGATGAGCTAGCAGTACTGGAGGAGATCCAACAGGAATTGATCTTGCAAG AACAGTCCGTTATAGAAGAGTACGAGCGAAGTCTGCAGTTTGATGAAGAATGTCTCAACGCGATGCTTGATGGCTTGGATGCCAGCGACGAGGTCATCTGCCCAGTGTGCAGAAA GAATAACCTGACTGTGAGGAGTAACTTGGTTTTTTGCCAGTGTGGGTTATACATCAGGACGCAG GGTATGACAGAAGAGAAGCTTCGGTCACTTCTAGAAAACACTGTCACAGAGCATAGTCACAGGTGCTTTCACAACCCCGAGTTTACAGTTACCAGCGGGATGGAGGAGGAAGCCAGTCTCCTCATGAGCTGCCCG GTCTGTGACTCCTGGACAATTCTCCTGTAA
- the C1QBP gene encoding complement component 1 Q subcomponent-binding protein, mitochondrial, whose amino-acid sequence MLLARALRAAAGLRPPLRPPPRRLLSSSSSSSSPRALLPPPAAAAPPLARSLWQLGGGGGRTALLRPRRGSAGGVSCGCGGLHTEGDKAFAQFLTDEIKEEKKIQKHKSLPKVSGGWELEVHGTEAKLVRKIAGEKITVTFNINNSIPPSVDDDEPQEGQKPDEQEPELTSTPNFVVEVIKDDTKQTLVLDCHYPEDEVGHEGEEESDIFTIREVSFQPTGESDWKDTNYTLNTDSLDWALYDHLMDFLADRGVDNTFADELIELSTALEHQEYIKFLEDLKSFVKCQ is encoded by the exons ATGCTGCTCGCCCGGGCCCTGCGCGCCGCCGCCGGCCTGCGCCCGCCGCTGcgcccgcctccccgccgcctcctctcctcatcctcctcctcatcctctccccGCGCCCtcctgccgccccccgccgccgccgcgccgcccctgGCGCGCTCCCTCTGGCAgctgggcggcggcggggggcggacGGCGCTGCTCCGCCcgcggcggggctcggccggcggcgtcTCCTGCGGCTGCGGCGGCCTCCACACCGAGG GCGACAAGGCCTTTGCGCAGTTCCTGACGGATGAGATCAAAGAGGAGAAGAAGATCCAGAAACACAAATCCCTGCCCAAGGTGTCcggggggtgggagctggaggtCCACGGCACAGAGGCCAAGCTGGTGCGGAAGATCGCCGGGGAGAA gATAACGGTCACATTCAACATCAATAACAGCATTCCACCCTCGGTTGATGATGACGAACCACAAGAGGGGCAGAAACCCGATGAGCAGGAG CCTGAACTTACATCGACTCCAAACTTCGTTGTGGAAGTAATAAAAGATGACACAAAACAGACGCTTGTCCTTGACTGCCATTATCCCGAAGACGAG GTTGGCcatgagggagaggaagaaagtgaTATTTTCACGATTCGGGAGGTGAGTTTTCAGCCTACCGGAGAATCGGATTGGAAGGACACCAACTACACCCTCAACACGGATTCCCTTGACTGG GCTCTGTACGATCACCTAATGGATTTCCTGGCCGATCGAGGAGTGGACAACACCTTTGCTGATGAGTTAATAGAGCTCAGCACTGCGCTGGAGCACCAGGAGTACATTAAATTCCTTGAAGACCTTAAAAGCTTTGTCAAATGTCAGTAG